In Nicotiana tabacum cultivar K326 chromosome 11, ASM71507v2, whole genome shotgun sequence, a single window of DNA contains:
- the LOC107769256 gene encoding uncharacterized protein LOC107769256 isoform X2 produces the protein MQSFKLPNNKTQYCSNGVKNIILITSFACIIYLLSFNFNGPNTKLLHTSVSLQNDSTILSDTNLEHIVFGIASNEKAWSTRKELVKMWWKAGSKMRGCVFLEKMPSNYTNNTTENDSLPPICISGDTSRFKYTFRGGTPSAIRVARVVTETVALNHSNVRWYVFGDDDTVFFPDNLVKTLSKYDHGLWYYIGSNSEHFLMNKAFSYEMAFGGAGIAISYPLAKVLGKVFDACIERYPHLFGSDARIYSCLAELGVGLTHEPGFHQLDVRGNMFGMLAAHTIRPLVSLHHMEMNDAIFPNMTKMKALEHLYEAAKFDPHRILQQTVCYDRWFTWTVSVSWGYAVQVFGYHVFLPDAQRVQESYFPWQKGDLARHYDLDTRPYEPDPCKRQLVYFLDNVSSGTDGIKTIYKKKTPENCTINMVSPRKLEEIRVTSQKLDLDKKQCDGNRYKRMQ, from the exons ATGCAGTCTTTTAAATTACCAAACAACAAAACCCAATATTGCTCTAATGGGGTCAAAAATATAATCTTGATCACCTCTTTTGCTTGTATAATCTAccttctttctttcaactttaatgGCCCTAACACCAAATTACTCCACACATCAGTTTCGCTTCAAAATGATTCAACAATATTATCAGATACAAATCTTGAACATATTGTATTTGGTATTGCATCTAACGAGAAAGCATGGTCTACTAGGAAAGAATTAGTTAAAATGTGGTGGAAGGCAGGTTCAAAAATGAGGGGTTgtgtttttcttgaaaaaatgCCATCCAATTACACAAATAATACTACAGAAAATGATTCTTTACCTCCGATTTGCATTTCTGGGGACACATCAAGATTTAAGTATACGTTTCGAGGGGGAACGCCGTCGGCAATTCGCGTGGCACGAGTTGTGACTGAGACGGTGGCATTAAATCATTCAAATGTGCGGTGGTATGTTTTTGGGGATGATGACACTGTTTTTTTCCCAGACAATTTGGTGAAAACACTTTCTAAATATGACCATGGGCTTTGGTACTATATAGGGTCGAATTCTGAACATTTTTTAATGAACAAGGCTTTTTCCTATGAAATGGCATTTGGTGGAGCTGGCATTGCTATAAGCTATCCTTTGGCTAAAGTTCTTGGTAAAGTGTTCGATGCATGCATAGAAAGGTACCCTCACCTTTTTGGGAGTGATGCTAGGATTTATTCCTGTTTGGCTGAGCTTGGTGTTGGCTTAACACATGAGCCCGGTTTCCATCAG CTGGATGTAAGAGGAAATATGTTCGGAATGTTAGCAGCACATACCATTAGACCTTTGGTATCTCTCCATCATATGGAGATGAACGATGCCATATTCCCCAATATGACAAAAATGAAAGCTCTGGAGCATTTGTACGAGGCTGCAAAGTTCGATCCACACCGTATTTTGCAGCAAACAGTATGCTACGATCGTTGGTTTACATGGACAGTGTCAGTGTCTTGGGGATACGCTGTTCAAGTTTTCGGGTACCATGTGTTTTTGCCGGATGCTCAGCGCGTACAAGAGAGCTATTTTCCATGGCAAAAGGGTGATTTGGCTAGACATTATGACCTTGATACAAGGCCATATGAACCTGATCCATGTAAAAGACAACTTGTTTATTTCTTAGACAATGTCTCCTCTGGAACTGATGGAATCAAGACCATTTACAAGAAGAAAACCCCTGAGAATTGCACAATCAACATGGTTTCACCTAGAAAACTAGAAGAAATCAGAGTGACTTCTCAAAAGTTAGACCTTGACAAAAAACAG
- the LOC107769256 gene encoding uncharacterized protein LOC107769256 isoform X1, with the protein MQSFKLPNNKTQYCSNGVKNIILITSFACIIYLLSFNFNGPNTKLLHTSVSLQNDSTILSDTNLEHIVFGIASNEKAWSTRKELVKMWWKAGSKMRGCVFLEKMPSNYTNNTTENDSLPPICISGDTSRFKYTFRGGTPSAIRVARVVTETVALNHSNVRWYVFGDDDTVFFPDNLVKTLSKYDHGLWYYIGSNSEHFLMNKAFSYEMAFGGAGIAISYPLAKVLGKVFDACIERYPHLFGSDARIYSCLAELGVGLTHEPGFHQLDVRGNMFGMLAAHTIRPLVSLHHMEMNDAIFPNMTKMKALEHLYEAAKFDPHRILQQTVCYDRWFTWTVSVSWGYAVQVFGYHVFLPDAQRVQESYFPWQKGDLARHYDLDTRPYEPDPCKRQLVYFLDNVSSGTDGIKTIYKKKTPENCTINMVSPRKLEEIRVTSQKLDLDKKQLLSPRRQCCDVLPSTSRSVMEIGIRECNEDELIYIHP; encoded by the exons ATGCAGTCTTTTAAATTACCAAACAACAAAACCCAATATTGCTCTAATGGGGTCAAAAATATAATCTTGATCACCTCTTTTGCTTGTATAATCTAccttctttctttcaactttaatgGCCCTAACACCAAATTACTCCACACATCAGTTTCGCTTCAAAATGATTCAACAATATTATCAGATACAAATCTTGAACATATTGTATTTGGTATTGCATCTAACGAGAAAGCATGGTCTACTAGGAAAGAATTAGTTAAAATGTGGTGGAAGGCAGGTTCAAAAATGAGGGGTTgtgtttttcttgaaaaaatgCCATCCAATTACACAAATAATACTACAGAAAATGATTCTTTACCTCCGATTTGCATTTCTGGGGACACATCAAGATTTAAGTATACGTTTCGAGGGGGAACGCCGTCGGCAATTCGCGTGGCACGAGTTGTGACTGAGACGGTGGCATTAAATCATTCAAATGTGCGGTGGTATGTTTTTGGGGATGATGACACTGTTTTTTTCCCAGACAATTTGGTGAAAACACTTTCTAAATATGACCATGGGCTTTGGTACTATATAGGGTCGAATTCTGAACATTTTTTAATGAACAAGGCTTTTTCCTATGAAATGGCATTTGGTGGAGCTGGCATTGCTATAAGCTATCCTTTGGCTAAAGTTCTTGGTAAAGTGTTCGATGCATGCATAGAAAGGTACCCTCACCTTTTTGGGAGTGATGCTAGGATTTATTCCTGTTTGGCTGAGCTTGGTGTTGGCTTAACACATGAGCCCGGTTTCCATCAG CTGGATGTAAGAGGAAATATGTTCGGAATGTTAGCAGCACATACCATTAGACCTTTGGTATCTCTCCATCATATGGAGATGAACGATGCCATATTCCCCAATATGACAAAAATGAAAGCTCTGGAGCATTTGTACGAGGCTGCAAAGTTCGATCCACACCGTATTTTGCAGCAAACAGTATGCTACGATCGTTGGTTTACATGGACAGTGTCAGTGTCTTGGGGATACGCTGTTCAAGTTTTCGGGTACCATGTGTTTTTGCCGGATGCTCAGCGCGTACAAGAGAGCTATTTTCCATGGCAAAAGGGTGATTTGGCTAGACATTATGACCTTGATACAAGGCCATATGAACCTGATCCATGTAAAAGACAACTTGTTTATTTCTTAGACAATGTCTCCTCTGGAACTGATGGAATCAAGACCATTTACAAGAAGAAAACCCCTGAGAATTGCACAATCAACATGGTTTCACCTAGAAAACTAGAAGAAATCAGAGTGACTTCTCAAAAGTTAGACCTTGACAAAAAACAG